The proteins below come from a single bacterium genomic window:
- a CDS encoding N-acetylmuramoyl-L-alanine amidase, protein MRKLTLAFILIWGIYTSAFAKSMTILDPGHGGSDLGCDWGGYIEATETLKIAQAVMNLLDTEPDIDGTMTRTKDVYMPIEDKGTITGRATFVRNVINQGSTTYDTFIFLSIHLNAGATKPTSANGIETYFYNGSSLAKEPHEFSFYTQYEQVKARGLVLDKNKQGDRGLKDGNVESGRMGMLRTLTKYSPKPHHSSLVEIAFLTNPDDYIKSITNNPNFIQEVVAPAIVSGIKDILKENRKPQAAINIIPPSPIDPSKYSKMTVRLATSKRLASTPDLRYTPRNASSLKLYPQDRGNNVSRIRNIMWEATTGISTSTPRGTATFSYSGTDLDGLTDTTIIVGDAFMFTPTIIPTNQFGTPTFNFNPTDNIYIKGDGYASNTTYNLYVSTNTTWMDKMGLSGLLFPITTNNQGEIASGTSLGILPLGNYDLIVDTDNNGFYTQGIDGIYGINSTEFFTLAASTCKVKLYYTDNNGNIHPLPEGMKIEVRRRPLGSPYDDEVSFGYTCPDNTVSFDIGLGEDYRYMTVLRSEARYPDHLTLPPYPITVYWQMLPERKKYMFISDLFELKDEDSDGVFTAEVIIPNTERYHYYYGWIANATGALDIVRQYLKGQNRQFSEYPKFNDDRRYANSYYRVGEDWSPNTISGYDHSTWQYGIRINGAKKDESDPDKFLAAQMSLYMAYYNSQYITSPRLLAPNPTIRQDPFQAFLNGACYWFSCDVRGTSTISIRDVNGIDQTLNLEASGTKGFDNELTNAAFLWKFNNP, encoded by the coding sequence ATGAGAAAACTAACATTAGCCTTTATATTGATATGGGGAATCTATACTTCTGCTTTCGCAAAGAGTATGACAATCCTTGACCCTGGCCATGGAGGAAGTGATCTTGGTTGTGACTGGGGAGGATATATAGAAGCAACCGAGACCCTTAAAATAGCCCAAGCGGTGATGAATCTTTTGGATACAGAGCCTGATATAGATGGGACAATGACAAGAACCAAAGATGTTTATATGCCAATAGAAGATAAAGGAACTATAACCGGCCGAGCAACCTTTGTTAGAAATGTAATCAACCAAGGAAGCACAACTTATGATACCTTCATCTTCCTCTCCATCCATCTTAATGCAGGTGCAACAAAACCCACCTCAGCCAATGGCATTGAGACATATTTTTATAATGGTTCTTCCTTAGCCAAAGAACCCCATGAATTCTCCTTCTATACCCAATATGAACAGGTAAAGGCCAGAGGTCTGGTATTGGATAAAAATAAACAGGGTGACAGGGGGCTTAAGGATGGGAATGTAGAATCAGGTCGGATGGGGATGTTAAGAACCCTGACTAAGTATTCTCCAAAACCCCACCATAGCTCTCTTGTAGAAATAGCCTTTTTAACCAACCCCGATGATTATATAAAATCAATTACCAACAATCCAAACTTTATCCAAGAGGTAGTTGCTCCTGCCATTGTCTCAGGGATTAAGGATATATTGAAGGAGAATAGAAAGCCACAAGCAGCAATCAATATTATCCCTCCCTCACCCATAGACCCAAGTAAATATAGTAAGATGACCGTAAGATTGGCTACCTCTAAAAGGCTAGCCTCAACCCCAGATTTAAGATATACCCCAAGAAATGCATCTTCCCTTAAGCTTTATCCTCAAGATAGAGGAAATAATGTATCAAGGATTAGAAATATTATGTGGGAGGCTACAACAGGTATTTCAACCTCTACCCCTAGAGGCACAGCAACATTTTCCTATTCAGGAACAGACCTTGATGGTCTTACTGATACAACAATTATCGTAGGAGATGCCTTTATGTTCACTCCTACCATCATCCCCACCAACCAATTTGGCACCCCAACCTTTAATTTCAACCCAACCGACAATATCTACATTAAGGGAGATGGTTATGCAAGCAATACAACCTATAATCTCTATGTTAGCACTAATACAACCTGGATGGATAAAATGGGGTTATCTGGTTTATTATTTCCTATTACCACCAACAACCAGGGAGAGATTGCTAGCGGAACATCCCTGGGTATCCTTCCTTTGGGAAACTATGACCTCATTGTTGACACTGACAACAATGGCTTTTATACCCAAGGCATTGATGGAATCTATGGGATAAATTCCACGGAATTTTTCACTCTCGCTGCCTCAACCTGTAAGGTTAAGCTATATTATACCGATAACAATGGAAATATCCATCCCTTGCCAGAGGGAATGAAGATTGAGGTAAGGAGAAGACCACTTGGCTCTCCATATGACGATGAGGTTAGCTTTGGATATACCTGTCCAGATAATACCGTAAGCTTTGATATTGGTCTGGGTGAAGACTATAGGTATATGACAGTCTTAAGGTCTGAGGCGAGGTATCCTGACCATCTTACTTTACCCCCATACCCAATTACGGTTTATTGGCAAATGCTTCCTGAGAGAAAGAAATATATGTTTATCTCTGACCTATTTGAGCTAAAGGATGAGGACAGCGATGGAGTATTTACCGCTGAGGTGATTATCCCAAATACTGAAAGATACCACTATTACTATGGATGGATAGCCAATGCTACCGGTGCATTGGATATTGTAAGGCAATACCTAAAAGGACAAAATAGACAATTTTCTGAATACCCCAAATTTAATGATGACCGAAGATATGCAAACTCATACTATAGAGTAGGAGAGGATTGGAGTCCAAATACAATATCTGGCTATGACCATAGCACCTGGCAATATGGAATCAGGATAAATGGGGCAAAGAAAGATGAAAGCGATCCCGACAAATTCCTTGCTGCCCAGATGTCCCTTTATATGGCATACTATAACAGCCAATACATAACATCCCCAAGGCTGCTTGCTCCCAATCCCACCATAAGACAAGACCCATTCCAGGCATTCCTCAATGGTGCCTGCTATTGGTTCTCCTGTGATGTCAGGGGAACATCAACCATTTCAA